In the genome of Fusarium fujikuroi IMI 58289 draft genome, chromosome FFUJ_chr02, one region contains:
- a CDS encoding related to KTR1-mannosyltransferase involved in n-linked and o-linked glycosylation has protein sequence MAKAPRFTLLWAGALTLLHFTLFVCGSALPSSTDDPLKAALVSLVQEDDIDAILYSIQQIEDKFNNRHLYDWVFFSVQDLPNRFKDLASNATNATCFFEVIPEENWNMPGWTDHSQLSDSHGIDSDGNPKTFKPIADIRQMKRWSSAPFANEQRLSNYEWFWRVEPGASLSQDIPFDVFRYMRDNGIAYGFNRAVLGQANLYQLSRVKSFIEKHPELLHEEADITWLIENGAGLTIQPSSSDDSCEGSDETAHDKNTKNEGEEASWIGGSFATWLSEVYGSSLYPTFDIGSLAFFRSPHHAAFFHHLDSAGDFQYRRVDDVPVHSLSASLFLPRESVWNFGTKNMQLRTQLNIQPTGVGAIPDGDQRIVDYENTDSGNSVKQKNDAEGEKKSLYDNWELMTPDVSEQSENPHLISGNTWMGKDVADEAEGCSFFWFWGQVFIGFQGFAGYGWETDFSCLQDD, from the exons atggcaaaaGCCCCTCGCTTCACTCTTTTGTGGGCAGGGGCCCTTACCCTTCTTCACTTCACCCTGTTTGTTTGTGGCTCAGCCTTACCCTCTTCTACTGATGATCCCCTCAAGGCAGCCTTGGTGAGCCTTGTCCAAGAAGATGACATTGATGCTATACTCTACAGTATCCAACAGATTGAGGACAAGTTCAACAACCGCCACTTGTACGACTGGGTTTTCTTCAGTGTCCAGGATCTTCCAAATAGGTTCAAGGATCTCGCTTCCAACGCTACCAATGCTACTTGCTTCTTCGAGGTTATTCCTGAGGAGAACTGGAACATGCCTGGTTGGACTGATCACTCCCAACTTTCGGACTCTCACGGGATCGATTCTGACGGCAACCCAAAGACCTTTAAGCCCATCGCCGACATCCGCCAGATGAAGCGATGGAGCTCGGCTCCCTTTGCTAATGAGCAACGTCTCAGCAACTATGAATGGTTCTGGAGAGTCGAGCCAGGC GCTTCTTTGAGCCAAGACATTCCTTTCGATGTCTTCCGTTACATGCGAGACAACGGTATTGCCTATGGTTTCAACCGAGCTGTCCTTGGCCAAGCCAACTTATATCAACTCTCTCGCGTCAAGTCTTTCATTGAAAAGCACCCAGAGCTCCTTCATGAAGAGGCTGATATCACATGGCTCATTGAAAACGGCGCAGGTCTCACTATtcagccaagctcatcggACGACAGCTGTGAAGGATCG GATGAGACGGCCCACgacaaaaacaccaagaatgaAGGGGAGGAAGCATCTTGGATTGGTGGGTCCTTTGCGACTTGGCTAAGTGAAGTTTACGGCAGCAGTCTTTATCCAACCTTTGACATTGGATCCCTCGCTTTCTTCCGCAGCCCTCATCACGCTGCCTTCTTCCACCACCTCGACAGTGCGGGCGACTTTCAGTATCGCCGAGTCGATGATGTCCCGGTGCATAGCTTGAGCGCGAGTCTGTTCCTGCCTCGGGAGAGTGTCTGGAACTTTGGCACTAAGAATATGCAACTTCGCACCCAACTTAATATCCAGCCAACCGGAGTTGGAGCTATTCCAGATGGTGATCAACGCATCGTGGACTATGAAAACACTGACTCAGGCAACAGTGTCAAGCAGAAGAATGACGCTGAAGGGGAAAAGAAATCGCTTTATGACAATTGGGAGTTAATGACACCCGACGTGAGCGAACAGTCCGAAAACCCGCACTTGATATCAGGCAATACGTGGATGGGGAAGGACGTAGCggatgaagctgaaggatGTAGTTTTTTTTGGTTTTGGGGGCAAGTTTTTATTGGATTTCAAGGATTTGCAGGATATGGGTGGGAAACAGATTTTAGTTGTTTGCAAGATGATTGA